Part of the Odocoileus virginianus isolate 20LAN1187 ecotype Illinois chromosome 9, Ovbor_1.2, whole genome shotgun sequence genome, CCTCTTGGATGGAAAAACATGGCCTTCTCCAGCTTCAAAGAGAAGCCCTGATTTGAACTAATGTACCGGTTTCCCAAGCTGGCAAATGCTGACCTGTGTTCCTTCCTCTTGCCCCAGTGCCCGGCCCACGGACTTTGACTTCCTCAAAGTCATTGGCAAAGGAAACTATGGGAAGGTGAGTGACCTATGagcatgggagacctgggtttcccCCCTTTCCAGCCCCTTCCATCCCTTACTGTCACTCACGTGTGCAAAGTGGGAGCTTACAACCTGGGCAAAAATCATGGGCGCGGGGCTGGAACTGGAGGTCTGCACCACCACTGAGAAACCCAAAGCTCAGAGGAGTAGTCACCTGTGGGTTCTGCATTTGTCCTCCTGCTCAGGTCCTACTGGCCAAGCACAAGTCCGACGGGATGTTCTACGCAGTGAAGGTGCTGCAGAAAAAGTCCATCTTAAAGAAGAAAGAGGTACCAGGGCTTGGGCTCAGGCATCTCCTCTCCTGCTTCTTGACCCCCAGCCTCAGGTGGCTTCTAATGATGGGTCCAACTCTGGGCATAGAGGCAGTCCAGTGCAGGGGGGCTGGGTGTTCTGCtggcccttctccaggaaggcagGCTAACCGCCTCACCTGGAGGGCCTGCAGGTGACCCTGTCCCGGCCCTCTGCTTTCCCCTAAAGACCCAGGGCTCCATGGCGAACCAGTCTTCTGCCCTGTCAACTGCCAGCCTCCTTACCTGTGCAATGTGGGGGTCACACTTCAGGCTCGCCAAAGGCCCTTCAGGCCACAGCCATCCAGGGATTCTAGATGCTTCCACTGACTCGAGTCTCTTTAATGCCAACTCTATAAGAAGGACAGAGCAGGCCCCGAGGAAGGACTGAATGTCAAGTCAGAGGACTCAGGAGAGGGAACTGATGTTAAAAAGGAGCTCACGGGGCAGATCTTGCTGAAGGAGGTGGCCTTGAAGATAGGCTTTTGGTGATCTGAAAAGAGGACGTCTAGGCAGGGGAACAGGATCAGAGGCCTGGATATGCGTAGTGCCTGCCTTCTTTTCTCTGAGAGCTTGTCCTTGGAACTCATCTATTCAGTCATCTCGCAGCTttgttgaggcttccctggtggctcagatggtaaagaatttgcctgcaatgcaggagcctgggttcaatcccagggttgggaagatcccctggagaagggaatggcaacccactcctgtattctcgcctggagaattccatggacagaggcgtctgagggggctacagtccatagggtcaacgaaagagtcagacatgattgagcgactaacactttcactggggtgggggaggcagggaatTTGGACCCAGGGCTGGAGCTGCACCCAGCTGCACTGGTGGGGGATGAGGTGGACCGCGCAGAGCCCTGAATGCCAGGCAAGGCCCCTGGGCTTGGCTCTGAGGGCAGTGAGGAGCCACGGAGGGTATTTGAGCAGTGTGGCTACGTGGGTGGTAATGCgacccgtgtgtgtgtgcgcgtgtacatgtgtgtgtgcatgtgtgtgtgcatgtgtgcgtgcgtgtgtgtgcgtgacTCCGCAGCAGAGCCACATCATGGCCGAGCGCAGCGTGCTCCTGAAGAACGTGCGCCACCCCTTCCTCGTGGGCCTGCGCTACTCCTTCCAGACCCCCGAGAAGCTCTACTTCGTGCTGGACTATGTCAACGGGGGAGAGGTGGGTGACCTGGAGCTCTCCATGCCATGTGCCCACGGGGCACCAGCTTCTGGAATGACCTCCCCTCATCCTTATCCCCGACCCATTTTGCAGCTGaaaagactgaggctcagggaggtaaCTCACTGGCTCAAGGCTACCCTGCATGCgactggcagagccaggatttgaagacaggtctgtctgactcccaGCCATTTTCATTTCCTGACTCCCACGCAAAGCTGCCCAGAATCCCTTCAGTGAACCTGGGAAAGGTCAAAGTTAGAGGAGCTCTGTGTTCAGTAGTTCTAATTTTACCCATTTTATACCATAGACCACAGCATGGGAGTGAGCAGTCCCTGTGGTTGTGATCTGGGGCCACCTGGTGACCCAGAAGCACAGCTGGGGAAAGCTGGGctccctcctctgtctctctgagCAAGATGGCCCTTCTCAGTGACCCCAGATTTAACCTGTGTGACCTCATGCTCCGTAGCCTGATGCCAAGAGGGAAGTTTTGTGTCCTCCATCCTTAAATTCCCTGGTGGAGGTGACGGACTTTTCTTTGCCAGTAAAATAGATGGAAGCAATTGGCCCAGGGCCAGATCTAACCTGGACTCAGTTTGACCAACATAATCACTTTATCACGTGGGTTAGAGGAAAAGCACATGTCTGACCCACCCAGGTTCAAATCATGGCTCTGCCAGTTATAGtccgtgaccttgggcaagtcacctggCTGCTCTGATACTTCCAGTTTCCTTTTCCGTGAAACTGGCCTCCTACTTGAAACCTGGAAGGTAGTCAGGAGGATAAAAGAAAAGTAGAGATGTATTAGGGTGTGACtggcacctggcacacagtaggggctCCATTCTTGTTGATTCACCTTTGCGGCTGACACTTCGCCAGCTCTGTAGGGCGGGGGCCGGCATGCCCTTCCTTGTATGAGGGCATTGGAGCCTAGAGAAGGGGTGACTTGCCCAGCTGCCTCCCACCCTGCATCTGAGGAGCAGGAGCCCCCCAGGAACCCGCTCACACGGCTCCTCCCCCTCCAGCTCTTCTTCCACCTGCAGCGGGAGCGCCGGTTCCTAGAGCCCCGGGCCCGGTTCTACGCTGCCGAGGTGGCCAGCGCCATTGGCTACCTGCACTCCCTCAACATCATTTACAGGTGAGGCCTGCCTGTGGCGCAGAGCCAGGCCTGGCCCTTCCGCCCCAACAGCCAGGGGGGGTGTGTGGATCCCTAGATCCCAATGAAATCCCAGTGAACTTGGTCCTCTGTCTGAGGAGGAGGGGCGGCGTGGCTTTGACATCACAGCACCCTTTTCTTTCAATGTCTGCAGGGACCTGAAACCAGAAAACATTCTCTTGGACTGCCaggttagtgtgtgtgtgtgtgtgtgtgtgtgtgtgtgtgtgcacatagtTGCACATGTATGCTGTGTGCCCAAgaacatgtgtatgtgcatgcattgTGCATGTGTGCCTATGACTGTGTACACGCATGTAAATGTTTGTTGTGTGCACATGGATGTATATGTACTTGTGTCTGCACGTGTGTATATGAGGCCTGTGGTGGGGCAGGGGTTGTGTTACACAGAGGCTGGAGGATTTTGtagtgcttccatgtcttagacTGAGTTCCTTGGAAATAGACTCTGAAACGGAGTATGGGGTGCCGAAGGTTATTGGGGAACACATTTAAGGGGTGACGGGCAGGTTTGAGCAGAGGAAGAACCACACCGGCACTCTGGTTGCAAGTGAGACCTCAGCTGATCTTTCAGGGGTGGGGTGCACCCAAGCTGGGATGGTTCTCTAGGACTCTTCCAAAGTGAGGCAAGGATGCGGGCATCTGTGCCACTGTACTGGCCAGTCATCAGATGGGGATTGCCCCTTGAGAGGGGCATGACTTTGGGTGAAGGCAATGGTCCGGCATAGGGGGTGGGCAGGACAGCTCCTAAACAGGGGATCTGGGAAGAGCCCGGCAGTATCACTCACATCACGACCTCCACCAGCCACCCTCTCGCCCAGCCACAAAGTGTGCTCACCCTCTCGGACCCCGTCCTCCGATAAGGGGGCTGCTGCCACCAGGTCCCTCCAGCAAGGACATTCTGGAACTGCTGGGTGTGGACGTGAGTCTGTGATGAGCTGGGGGCCGACAGCGCGAGGCCATCTCCCCACCCCTGTGCTGTGCTTGGCGTCCAGGTTAGAAGCACAGAGTGAGTGGAGCCTCCAGCTCGGGCTTGTGCCGGGGACACAGAGCCCACGGCCATGACCCGCAGGTGGCATCTGTGCTTTAGGGTTAGACCTGGCCATCCCTTTGGCTCagatccccctcccaccctgccctccctcctctaCAGGGACACGTGGTGCTGACAGACTTTGGCCTCTGCAAGGAGGGTGTAGAGCCCGAGGAGACCACATCCACGTTTTGTGGGACCCCCGAGGTAAGCTAAACCTCCTGGGAGGGGTGAGGCAGGAAGTGGGTGAGGCCATGGCTCCTGACTAGAGCCACCAGATTATAGCAGAGGGGCTCACTCCCTCCACCCGCGCTTCCCCTGAGCTGACTGCACccagagccttggtttcctcgTCTGTGTCGTGGGTGGACCAGCTCCGGGGGCTTCTGGGACCTGGCTTTGAGCCTCTGCAGCAGTGCTAtccaacagaaacagaaacagaaatgcaaatcatatatgcaatttttaaatttccagcaATCCACACTCAAAAAGAtgaaatcaattttaataatacattttatttaacccaacatATGCAAAATAGTGGATTTCccggggggctcagtggtaaagaatccacctgccaatgcaggagatgcaggttcgaaccctgggttgggaagatcccctggaggaggaaatggaaacccactccagtattcttacctgggatatcccatggacagaggaccctggtgggctgcagtccatgggatagaaagagtcagacacaatattgtagagcaattgtcctccaataaTAGTATTTTGTTCTGTACTTCTCAATATTGTACAGTTGTAATCtttgataattaaaaaagaaaaacccagcaTGTGGGAcatccccagtggtccagtggctaagactctgggctcccaatacAGTGggcgtgggttcgacccctggttagggaactagatcccttaGGGAACTGAgagccaatgcagccaaaaaaaaaaaaagtcagagatgacttggcgactaaacaacagcaatacaaAATAGTATCATGTCAATATACAGTCAATATAAAATTGTtgaaatactttgttttattttttctaactaaGTCTTTGATCCTGTGTGCATTTTACACTTCCTGTCCCTCTCAGCTTAGCTCAGCCACATTTCAACTGTTTGGTGGTCACACGTAGCTAGTGGTTACTGTGTTAGATAACACTGCCCTGCAGGGTGAGGTCCATGTGCAATAGGAGGCCCTGGCCTGACCTGACAGTTAAGATCAAACGTGAAGATACCGATCTCCCTCCTTCTTCCAGCCAcgaagagcctggagggttaaAATTTGTGAATCTCAGCAATCATTCATACATGTCTCTTTGTCCTGCCAAGGCCTCCCTGCAACTTTGGGGTTAAAAACCTTTCCTTAAACTTCTACCAGTGTTGAACCTTGGACCTTGAACCCAAAGGGGTTTCCAGCTGCTTGGACTGATgtctggggcgggggtggaggtCTGAGGCTGCAGGGCTGAAGAGTCCTCTCAAGCTGGCATGGCCCAAGactttagcttttgtttttttccatgtgCTTGAGTATCTGGGTCTCAGATTTCAGCTGAGCCTCCTCTGTTTGGTTTTAGGAGAGCCAGTGGACAGATAACCTCTCTAACCAGGAGTAGTTTTCTGCGTTTGGGTCTGGAAAGGTGTTCACTGGACAGAGCTAGCCTCCCAAAGCCCTGCCAGCCCAACCATCCCTTCTCTGGCTACTGCCAGGAACAGATGGACCATGTAGGAGACATGTGGCTCTAACAGGTCATCTCTTGCATGACTCAGGCACTGCCAGGGTGCCGGGGAGCACAGACAAGAGATATCACCGTTGCTCAGTCATTCACAGTTGTTCAAGGGCCAACACATACATTAGCTTGTgtcttttttatgtgtgtgtggctacgctggctctttgttgcagcatatgggctttgtctagttgcagtgagggggcttctcttgctgcagtgtgcaggctcagaTGCCCtgcaacatgtaggatcttagttcccccaccagggatcgaacccgcgtcctctgcattggaatgAGAACtcttagccacgggaccaccaagaaagttccTCATCTGTGTCCTTAACACAGTCCCTAGGGAGAGATTCTGCAGTTCCATTAtgtgggatcagttcagttcagttcagttcagttgctcagttgtgtccgactctttgtgaccccatgaaccgcagcacaccaggcctccctgtccgtcaccaactcccggagtctacccaaacccgtgtccatcaagttggtgatgccatccaaccatctcatcctctgtcatccctttctcctcctgccctcaatctttcccagcatcagggtcttttccaatgagtcagctcttttcatcaggtggccaaagtattggagtttcagcttcagcatcagtccttccaatgaacacccaggactgatctcctttaggatggactggttggatctccttgcagtccaggggactctcaagagtcttctccaaaccacagttcaaaagcatcaattctttggcactcagccttctttatagtccaactctcacatccatacacgaccactggaaaaaccatagccttgaccagatggacctttgttgacaaagtaatgtctctgcttttcaatatgctgtctagtttggt contains:
- the SGK2 gene encoding serine/threonine-protein kinase Sgk2 isoform X4, yielding MDSSPAGTPSPQLPRANGNINLGPSANPNARPTDFDFLKVIGKGNYGKVLLAKHKSDGMFYAVKVLQKKSILKKKEQSHIMAERSVLLKNVRHPFLVGLRYSFQTPEKLYFVLDYVNGGELFFHLQRERRFLEPRARFYAAEVASAIGYLHSLNIIYRDLKPENILLDCQGHVVLTDFGLCKEGVEPEETTSTFCGTPEVTRAKMGHTDLHFILSLPTALTWLRKCSVRSLTIGQWIGGAWERCSTRCYTACRPSTAKTCHRCMRTFCTSHYGFPGAGRWPPATSCKPCSTKTRGSGWAPKQTFLR